One Pseudodesulfovibrio cashew DNA window includes the following coding sequences:
- a CDS encoding OmpA family protein, protein MAKEAVEEEQTSGGVQSEPPPQEEGIPAWMATFADMVTLLLCFFVLLLSFTNQDVTNFRIMMGSVQEALGVQTKDPSALAAPYAETAFKERRSVRENREIVELGARLKKFIRSKDLSKMARVSSDKSGVMLRFDNSAMFDKGSAKLTPESKQGLQVVIDGMENKNFNLIIRGHTDGAETESKLYASNWELSAARAASCLRYILDHSTVKANRMKAVGYASAKPILPSTTEANKRTNRRVEFFYMPVGRSKW, encoded by the coding sequence ATGGCGAAAGAAGCGGTTGAAGAAGAACAGACCTCGGGCGGAGTCCAGTCCGAGCCGCCGCCGCAGGAGGAGGGCATTCCTGCTTGGATGGCAACGTTTGCCGACATGGTGACGTTGCTACTGTGCTTTTTCGTGCTGCTGCTGTCCTTCACGAACCAGGATGTGACGAACTTTCGCATCATGATGGGGTCGGTCCAGGAAGCCCTGGGTGTGCAGACCAAGGATCCGAGTGCGTTGGCTGCGCCGTATGCCGAAACGGCCTTCAAGGAGAGGCGGAGCGTACGTGAGAATCGCGAGATCGTGGAACTCGGGGCTAGGCTGAAAAAGTTTATTCGTTCCAAGGATCTGTCCAAGATGGCCAGGGTCAGCAGTGACAAATCCGGAGTCATGCTTCGTTTTGACAACAGCGCCATGTTCGATAAAGGGTCGGCCAAATTGACCCCTGAATCCAAGCAGGGCCTGCAGGTTGTCATTGACGGAATGGAGAACAAGAATTTCAATTTGATCATACGCGGGCATACTGATGGTGCGGAAACGGAATCCAAGCTGTATGCATCCAATTGGGAGCTCTCGGCTGCCCGTGCGGCATCGTGCCTGCGGTATATTCTCGATCATTCCACAGTTAAAGCCAACCGGATGAAGGCTGTCGGGTACGCCAGTGCCAAGCCTATCCTGCCTAGTACTACCGAGGCCAATAAGAGAACCAACCGGCGGGTGGAATTTTTCTACATGCCCGTTGGGCGATCGAAGTGGTAA
- a CDS encoding OmpA/MotB family protein, whose product MAEKAEEQIQRKPPEEPPGEEGLPAWMATFADMVTLLLCFFVLLLSFAEQSEQKYRDALGSIKGAFGVKEVRAVSEDMAMFSTSETAKKMAANISHDERLLLGVIMRIKSLLDDEDAKIREGTGVTADRDGVIFSARSSAMFNPGSAELSPGAYRILDKVIKVLKDYKLNLVVRGHTDDRPISTAKFPSNWELSAARAAVALDYIINKGGIEINRAKAVGYADTRPEVPNDSEANRLKNQRVEFYLHMPQRDAW is encoded by the coding sequence ATGGCTGAAAAGGCTGAAGAACAGATACAGCGCAAGCCGCCCGAGGAACCTCCGGGAGAGGAAGGGCTTCCTGCGTGGATGGCTACGTTTGCCGATATGGTGACGTTGCTGCTCTGTTTTTTTGTGCTTTTGCTTTCCTTTGCCGAACAGAGTGAACAGAAGTATCGGGATGCGCTCGGTTCCATCAAGGGGGCGTTTGGCGTCAAGGAGGTGAGAGCGGTCTCCGAGGACATGGCAATGTTCAGCACAAGCGAAACAGCCAAAAAGATGGCTGCCAACATCTCCCATGACGAGCGTCTTCTCCTCGGTGTGATCATGCGCATCAAGTCGTTGTTGGACGACGAAGACGCCAAAATCAGGGAAGGGACCGGTGTGACAGCCGATCGTGACGGCGTCATTTTCAGCGCACGGTCCAGCGCCATGTTCAACCCCGGAAGCGCGGAGCTTTCCCCCGGCGCATACCGGATTTTGGACAAGGTGATCAAGGTGCTCAAGGACTACAAACTCAATCTCGTGGTCAGGGGACATACGGACGATCGTCCCATTTCCACGGCAAAATTCCCTTCCAACTGGGAGTTGTCCGCTGCGCGGGCGGCGGTGGCTCTCGACTATATTATCAATAAGGGTGGAATTGAGATCAATCGGGCCAAAGCCGTTGGGTATGCGGATACACGGCCTGAAGTACCCAATGATTCTGAGGCGAATAGGCTTAAAAATCAGCGTGTTGAATTTTACCTGCACATGCCGCAGCGCGATGCGTGGTAG
- a CDS encoding motility protein A, giving the protein MDIATLIGLVGAFGLVFTTIFMGGNAAGFLDIPSIVVVIGGTFAVTFVMFPMGTVIGTIKVGLKTLLFKSNDPQEIIRQITSLADTARKESLVALEKVPIEDAFLKKGVMLVVDGSSESLVRSVMEIELEFMKQRHRQGQAVFKGMGAMAPAFGMIGTLIGLVNMLSNLSDPSSIGPAMAVALLTTFYGAIMANCVFLPLATKLEERSAEDSLFMQIMIEGVSSLQRGDHPTVVKEKLQAFLSPAMRENT; this is encoded by the coding sequence ATGGATATCGCAACTCTCATCGGTCTTGTCGGAGCATTCGGCCTGGTTTTCACCACCATTTTCATGGGTGGAAACGCTGCAGGCTTCCTCGACATCCCATCCATTGTTGTCGTTATCGGCGGTACCTTTGCGGTCACCTTCGTCATGTTCCCCATGGGGACGGTTATCGGCACGATCAAGGTTGGCCTGAAGACCTTGCTGTTCAAGTCCAATGATCCCCAGGAGATCATCCGCCAAATCACCTCATTGGCGGACACAGCCAGGAAGGAAAGTCTGGTTGCCCTTGAGAAGGTTCCCATTGAAGACGCCTTTCTCAAGAAGGGAGTGATGCTGGTGGTGGACGGCTCCAGCGAATCTCTGGTCCGTTCGGTTATGGAGATCGAGTTGGAGTTCATGAAACAGCGGCACAGGCAGGGGCAGGCGGTTTTCAAGGGTATGGGGGCCATGGCTCCGGCCTTCGGAATGATCGGTACGCTTATCGGCCTGGTTAATATGCTTTCCAATCTTTCGGATCCATCATCCATCGGTCCCGCCATGGCTGTTGCTTTGCTGACGACGTTTTACGGAGCGATTATGGCCAACTGTGTCTTCCTGCCACTGGCCACCAAACTGGAGGAGCGGTCGGCCGAGGACTCATTGTTCATGCAGATCATGATTGAGGGAGTCTCGTCCCTCCAGCGTGGCGACCATCCCACCGTGGTCAAAGAAAAGCTGCAAGCCTTCCTCTCGCCCGCCATGCGAGAGAATACCTAG
- a CDS encoding DUF342 domain-containing protein — protein sequence MPFLLKHHFDPDWDPHSLKPQQQDDGSVDHYQLNFVQNVEAGSIIAELVDLSGVEREEVDSRFVSEDLKFPAGKGTALSRKHPDKLFAAVNGCVMYADGKIVVRQNLDLPGDIDFHTGNVDFIGNLTVGGSVRAGFSIQGRDVTVQGQVEGARIEALRDLSCRGGIKGGREAFAEAGKTIKAAFCEYATLKAGGDILIKGALMHSDVYAGSRLAVGGRLTGGNYYCHDYVYVGTQLGGGLDTNTSLVLGYDPTLLYADEQYNRRIKKLHEDISSYEKVLGKGDDNHDEFARKLESAERELGLLKMLKVKLWEGIHGTENIGNCKILVPGVVKPGVEISIGSAYLKVDDYLEDVYFYYDNNEVKIGATAKKHTS from the coding sequence ATGCCGTTTTTGCTGAAACACCATTTTGATCCAGATTGGGATCCGCATAGTCTCAAGCCACAGCAGCAGGATGATGGCAGCGTCGATCATTACCAACTCAATTTCGTCCAGAATGTCGAGGCGGGCAGCATCATTGCCGAGTTGGTCGATCTTTCAGGCGTGGAGCGGGAAGAGGTTGATTCTCGGTTTGTGAGCGAGGATCTGAAGTTTCCTGCGGGCAAGGGTACTGCCTTGAGCCGCAAGCATCCAGACAAGCTCTTTGCAGCGGTCAACGGATGCGTGATGTATGCTGACGGTAAGATCGTGGTCCGGCAAAATCTGGATTTGCCCGGCGACATCGATTTCCATACGGGGAATGTGGACTTCATCGGGAACCTGACCGTCGGCGGTTCTGTACGGGCTGGGTTTTCCATCCAGGGCAGGGACGTGACCGTTCAAGGGCAGGTGGAGGGCGCGAGGATAGAGGCGCTCAGGGACTTAAGCTGTCGGGGCGGGATCAAGGGAGGCCGGGAGGCCTTTGCGGAAGCAGGAAAAACCATCAAGGCCGCGTTCTGCGAATACGCCACCTTGAAGGCCGGAGGGGACATCCTTATCAAGGGAGCCCTGATGCATTCGGATGTATACGCGGGGAGTCGGCTTGCGGTTGGCGGCCGTCTTACCGGCGGAAATTACTATTGCCACGACTATGTCTACGTCGGCACCCAGTTGGGGGGAGGCCTGGATACCAATACTTCCTTGGTGTTAGGCTATGATCCGACCTTGTTGTATGCTGACGAGCAGTACAACCGACGCATAAAGAAATTGCACGAAGACATTTCATCCTATGAAAAGGTGTTGGGCAAGGGCGATGACAACCATGATGAGTTCGCCAGAAAATTGGAATCGGCGGAAAGGGAGCTTGGTTTGTTAAAAATGCTCAAGGTCAAATTGTGGGAAGGAATTCATGGGACGGAGAACATCGGGAACTGCAAGATACTGGTGCCAGGAGTAGTCAAGCCCGGGGTCGAGATAAGCATCGGCTCAGCTTACCTGAAGGTGGACGACTACCTGGAAGATGTCTATTTCTATTACGATAACAATGAAGTAAAAATTGGCGCTACTGCCAAGAAACACACAAGTTAG
- a CDS encoding flagellar protein FlaG has product MNIPEINNDVKQSLRSESVAAAQAVHGPSIRDGSDKVPSDAVQKQDSSKSDKQSQQFSKEQMNDLVKETQELLENNDVKLKFNVLEENDTVQVEIIDGEGKVIRKIPGDDLLKLSKSLKNLDRGFLDEVS; this is encoded by the coding sequence ATGAATATCCCCGAAATCAACAATGACGTGAAGCAGAGCCTGCGCTCGGAGAGTGTAGCTGCTGCCCAGGCCGTCCATGGCCCTAGCATTCGCGACGGGTCGGACAAGGTTCCCAGCGATGCAGTCCAGAAGCAGGACAGCTCCAAGTCGGACAAGCAATCACAGCAGTTCTCCAAGGAACAAATGAACGACCTCGTGAAGGAAACTCAGGAGTTGCTGGAAAACAACGACGTCAAGCTCAAGTTCAACGTCCTTGAAGAGAACGACACCGTGCAGGTTGAAATCATTGACGGCGAAGGCAAGGTTATCCGCAAGATTCCCGGCGATGACCTTCTCAAGCTTTCGAAGTCACTGAAGAACCTCGATCGCGGCTTCCTCGACGAAGTATCTTAG
- a CDS encoding PEP/pyruvate-binding domain-containing protein — MAKTQKKPAEKDAAAAKKADAKAERLKQKLILSGADIKAIGEDAELLVGGKNYNTAIISQVPGIRAPEFRAISSIAFHTILDETKVNAAVVRATVDKEYNKVDWHSDEVNQDSEYLQHFVREVGRRIREQSTKQSGTPIKLRTFINNVVDGFATSPEGIDQLRMRSVLVQSAILSVEVPEEIAKEVKGAYASICQEAGMDDVPVAVRSSAAGEDSRKKAFAGLQDTYLNIVGENTCLEAYHWDCASAYNLRSMTYRREAILDAITKAEETGDDSIAETAKKEWAIEHTSLSVCLMRMINPVISGTAFSADTATGCRGTDRNDLVSIDASYGLGEAVVGGMVTPDKFYVFQRDGGKEVVIRYMGCKERKIVYKEDGSGTHVVKVPENEVSRWALSIAQAEMVAQGVRAISKAYDGMIMDTEFCIDKTDRLWFVQARPETRWNEDFEKHPDTIFMRRLEVDPKALDDAEVILEGNGASRGAGQGTVKYLRSALELNKINKGDILAAERTDPDMVPGMRIASAILADVGGDTSHAAITSRELGIPAIIGIQRIEALRSLEGQQVTVDGSRGKVYRGELPLVEVGGEINVAELPATKTKVGLILADVGQALFLSRLRNVPDFEVGLLRAEFMLGNIGVHPMALEAYDKDTLNDLVDEKLMEMDNRLTKVMKEQLADGLIRMPLKLREYVGLITGLSKEMDKLAEQEGSRSTDEVLAMHRKLREMDRKLDEHISLATDRLDVLKTSIDLEAHVAVILGFQDMLEAMPEPRTESWKIRMEHEQIVADQVKKLKDVPEVQEYLDQVTALREEVALKMGLKSEMDEVATLPDRIRGILESRGYTTGKENYIQTLSQGLALFAMAFFGSNIVYRTTDFKSNEYRNLLGGSLFEAFEDNPMIGYRGVSRNIHDWELEAFKLARGIYGGKNLSIMFPFVRTLEEARSMKRYLKQVHNLESGRDDLKVILMAEIPSNAILCKEFLKEVDGFSIGSNDMTQMVLATDRDNASLQHIYDEEDPAVVWAILSAIFAGQKVGKKVGFCGQGVSNSVILRGLVAIAGIVSASVVPDTYHQTKVDMAAVESLGIRTRDLGAWLKEQHMKKLCELLEANSYGHILKKYKSPEDFMEWYEGELDRFSEQLREHMETPKEEFYRQEMQQFRGIFHKPVIYASWDWHHTVEDAMRHAGFASFDEQEAALEEQRNKQW; from the coding sequence ATGGCCAAGACCCAGAAAAAGCCCGCCGAAAAGGATGCCGCCGCAGCCAAAAAGGCGGATGCAAAAGCTGAGCGTCTCAAACAGAAGTTGATTCTTTCCGGCGCAGACATCAAGGCGATCGGCGAGGATGCCGAACTTCTCGTTGGTGGAAAGAACTACAACACGGCAATCATCAGTCAGGTCCCCGGTATCCGGGCTCCCGAGTTCCGGGCCATTTCTTCCATTGCCTTCCACACCATTCTGGATGAAACCAAGGTCAACGCGGCTGTTGTTCGGGCCACGGTGGACAAGGAATACAACAAGGTGGACTGGCACTCCGATGAAGTGAACCAGGACTCCGAATATCTTCAGCATTTCGTGCGCGAGGTCGGCCGCAGGATCCGCGAACAGTCGACCAAGCAGTCCGGTACCCCCATCAAGCTTCGCACCTTTATTAATAATGTAGTGGACGGGTTCGCCACCTCCCCGGAGGGAATCGACCAGTTACGCATGCGCTCGGTGCTCGTGCAGTCCGCCATCCTGTCGGTGGAGGTTCCCGAGGAGATCGCCAAGGAAGTCAAGGGCGCCTATGCGTCCATCTGCCAGGAAGCCGGCATGGACGACGTGCCGGTCGCGGTTCGTTCCTCTGCGGCAGGTGAGGACAGCCGCAAGAAGGCGTTCGCCGGTTTGCAGGACACCTACCTGAACATCGTGGGTGAGAACACCTGCCTAGAAGCATACCACTGGGATTGCGCTTCCGCCTATAACCTGCGCTCCATGACCTACCGCCGTGAGGCCATTCTCGACGCCATCACCAAGGCCGAGGAGACGGGCGACGATTCCATCGCCGAGACCGCCAAGAAGGAGTGGGCCATTGAGCACACTTCCCTGTCAGTCTGCCTTATGCGCATGATCAACCCGGTCATTTCCGGTACCGCCTTCAGCGCGGATACGGCCACGGGTTGCCGTGGCACCGACCGCAACGATCTCGTGTCCATCGACGCCAGCTACGGCCTCGGCGAGGCGGTTGTGGGTGGCATGGTCACACCTGATAAATTCTATGTTTTCCAGCGTGACGGCGGCAAGGAAGTCGTCATCCGCTACATGGGCTGCAAGGAAAGAAAGATCGTTTACAAGGAAGACGGCAGCGGCACCCACGTGGTCAAGGTTCCGGAGAACGAAGTTTCCCGCTGGGCTCTTTCCATCGCCCAGGCCGAGATGGTCGCTCAGGGCGTGCGCGCCATTTCCAAGGCCTACGACGGCATGATCATGGACACCGAGTTCTGCATCGACAAGACCGATCGCCTCTGGTTTGTCCAGGCCCGTCCTGAGACTCGTTGGAACGAGGACTTCGAAAAGCATCCCGACACCATCTTCATGCGCCGTCTCGAAGTGGACCCCAAGGCCCTCGACGATGCCGAAGTCATTCTGGAAGGCAATGGTGCATCCCGAGGCGCGGGGCAGGGCACCGTCAAGTATCTCCGTTCCGCCCTCGAGCTGAACAAGATTAACAAGGGCGACATCCTGGCTGCCGAGCGCACCGACCCGGACATGGTGCCCGGCATGCGCATCGCCTCCGCCATTTTGGCCGACGTGGGTGGCGACACCAGCCACGCGGCGATCACTTCCCGCGAGCTGGGCATCCCCGCCATCATTGGTATTCAGCGCATTGAGGCGCTGCGTTCCCTTGAAGGGCAGCAGGTCACCGTTGACGGCTCCCGCGGCAAGGTCTACCGGGGTGAACTTCCCCTGGTGGAGGTTGGTGGCGAAATCAACGTTGCCGAACTGCCCGCGACCAAGACCAAGGTCGGTCTGATCCTGGCCGACGTGGGACAGGCTCTCTTCCTCTCCCGTCTGCGCAACGTCCCCGATTTCGAGGTAGGCCTGCTGCGCGCCGAGTTCATGCTCGGCAACATCGGCGTCCACCCCATGGCCCTGGAGGCGTATGACAAGGATACGCTGAACGACCTGGTGGATGAAAAGCTCATGGAGATGGACAATCGGCTGACCAAGGTCATGAAGGAACAGCTCGCCGACGGGCTGATCCGCATGCCTCTCAAGCTGCGCGAATACGTGGGACTGATCACCGGCCTGTCCAAGGAAATGGACAAGCTGGCCGAGCAGGAAGGATCCCGCTCCACAGACGAAGTCCTGGCCATGCATCGTAAGTTGCGGGAAATGGACCGGAAGCTCGACGAGCATATCTCCCTGGCCACGGATCGGCTTGACGTTCTCAAGACTTCCATTGATCTTGAGGCGCATGTTGCCGTCATCCTCGGTTTCCAAGACATGCTGGAAGCTATGCCGGAACCCAGGACCGAATCCTGGAAGATTCGCATGGAGCATGAGCAGATCGTGGCCGATCAGGTCAAGAAGCTCAAGGATGTGCCGGAGGTGCAGGAGTACCTCGACCAGGTGACCGCTCTGCGCGAGGAAGTTGCGCTCAAGATGGGCCTCAAGTCCGAGATGGACGAAGTCGCCACGCTGCCCGATCGCATTCGCGGTATCCTGGAGAGCAGGGGCTACACCACGGGCAAGGAAAATTACATTCAGACGCTGTCTCAGGGGCTGGCGCTCTTTGCCATGGCATTCTTCGGCAGCAACATTGTCTACCGGACCACTGACTTCAAGTCCAACGAGTACCGTAACCTTTTGGGCGGTTCGCTCTTCGAGGCTTTCGAGGACAACCCCATGATCGGTTATCGCGGTGTTTCCCGCAATATCCATGACTGGGAGCTGGAGGCCTTCAAGCTGGCTCGGGGCATCTACGGCGGCAAGAACCTGTCTATCATGTTCCCGTTCGTCCGTACCCTGGAGGAAGCTCGCTCCATGAAGCGGTACCTCAAGCAGGTTCACAACCTGGAGTCCGGTCGTGACGACCTCAAGGTCATCCTCATGGCCGAGATTCCGAGCAACGCCATCCTGTGCAAGGAGTTCCTCAAGGAAGTGGACGGATTCTCCATCGGTTCCAATGATATGACTCAGATGGTGCTGGCTACAGATCGCGACAACGCTTCTCTCCAGCACATATATGACGAAGAGGACCCGGCCGTTGTCTGGGCTATCCTCTCCGCCATTTTCGCCGGTCAGAAGGTCGGAAAGAAAGTGGGCTTCTGCGGTCAGGGTGTCAGCAACTCTGTCATCCTGCGCGGGCTGGTGGCCATCGCTGGCATCGTCTCCGCCTCGGTCGTGCCGGATACTTACCACCAGACCAAGGTGGACATGGCAGCCGTCGAGTCACTGGGTATTCGTACTCGTGACCTGGGTGCGTGGCTTAAGGAGCAGCACATGAAAAAGCTGTGCGAACTGCTCGAGGCTAACAGCTATGGCCATATCCTGAAAAAGTATAAGTCTCCCGAGGACTTCATGGAGTGGTACGAAGGAGAACTGGATCGCTTCAGCGAACAGCTCCGGGAGCACATGGAAACTCCCAAGGAGGAGTTCTACCGTCAGGAGATGCAGCAGTTCCGCGGCATCTTCCACAAGCCGGTCATTTATGCCAGCTGGGATTGGCACCACACTGTTGAAGACGCCATGCGGCATGCCGGATTCGCATCCTTTGATGAGCAGGAAGCCGCCCTGGAAGAGCAGCGCAACAAGCAATGGTAA